A window from Micromonospora terminaliae encodes these proteins:
- a CDS encoding metal ABC transporter permease → MDLFQYDFMLRALVGALVIGLAAPALGIYLVQRRLALIGDGIGHVALTGVGAGLLLNRSPVLVAVVAATLGAIVIELVRSRGRTSGDLALALLFYGGIAGGVMLVGLSDASSGSLNAYLFGSLTTTSPADLVTILVLGVAILVTMLALRPALFAVCHDEEYARVSGLPVRALNLLLAVGTAVTVTIAMRAVGVLLISALMVVPVATAQQVTRGFRATMGAAMALGLFAAGAGVWVAATADTAPGASVVLLAIGSFLVVALLAAGRRALRRRTGPAAVPVAEPPEHEVVLR, encoded by the coding sequence ATGGACCTCTTCCAGTACGACTTCATGCTGCGTGCCCTGGTCGGCGCGCTCGTCATCGGGCTGGCGGCCCCGGCGCTCGGCATCTACCTGGTGCAGCGCCGGCTGGCGCTGATCGGCGACGGCATCGGCCACGTGGCGCTCACCGGCGTCGGCGCCGGACTGCTGCTCAACCGGTCCCCCGTGCTGGTGGCGGTCGTCGCGGCCACGCTGGGCGCCATCGTCATCGAGCTGGTCCGTTCGCGCGGGCGCACCTCCGGCGACCTGGCCCTCGCGCTGCTGTTCTACGGCGGCATCGCCGGCGGCGTGATGCTGGTCGGGCTCTCCGACGCCAGCAGCGGGTCGCTCAACGCGTACCTCTTCGGGTCGCTGACCACGACGTCGCCGGCCGACCTCGTCACCATCCTGGTGCTCGGCGTGGCGATCCTGGTGACCATGCTGGCGCTGCGCCCGGCGCTCTTCGCGGTCTGCCACGACGAGGAGTACGCCCGGGTGTCCGGCCTGCCGGTGCGGGCGTTGAACCTGCTCCTCGCGGTCGGCACGGCGGTGACGGTGACGATCGCCATGCGGGCGGTCGGGGTGCTGCTGATCAGCGCGCTCATGGTGGTGCCGGTGGCCACCGCGCAGCAGGTGACCCGGGGGTTCCGGGCCACCATGGGCGCGGCCATGGCGCTCGGGCTGTTCGCCGCCGGGGCCGGGGTCTGGGTGGCCGCCACCGCGGACACGGCGCCCGGCGCCTCGGTGGTGCTGCTGGCCATCGGCTCGTTCCTGGTGGTGGCGCTGCTCGCGGCGGGCCGGCGGGCGCTGCGCCGGCGGACCGGGCCGGCCGCCGTGCCGGTGGCCGAGCCGCCGGAACACGAGGTGGTCCTGCGGTGA
- a CDS encoding ArsR/SmtB family transcription factor, with product MTVTNGYDAFEGAGDLLRALSAPIRLAIVSELAEGERCVHELVEKLGAPQPLVSQHLRVLRGAGVVRGSRRGREIAYALVDEHVAHIVADAVSHAGERP from the coding sequence GTGACGGTCACGAACGGGTACGACGCCTTCGAGGGCGCGGGTGACCTGCTGCGCGCGCTGTCGGCGCCGATCCGGCTGGCGATCGTGAGCGAACTGGCCGAGGGCGAGCGCTGCGTGCACGAGCTGGTGGAGAAGCTCGGCGCCCCGCAGCCGCTGGTCTCCCAGCACCTGCGGGTGCTGCGCGGCGCCGGCGTGGTGCGCGGCTCGCGGCGTGGCCGGGAGATCGCGTACGCGCTGGTGGACGAGCACGTCGCGCACATCGTGGCCGACGCCGTGAGCCACGCCGGGGAGCGGCCGTGA
- a CDS encoding Fur family transcriptional regulator, whose protein sequence is MTEGALRNTRQRTAVSALLAEVDGFHSAQDLHAMLRQRGERVGLTTVYRTLQGLADAGEIDVMRPPGGEHLYRRCSEGHHHHLVCRACGRTVEVAGPVVESWAERVAAEHGYVQVSHTLEIFGTCPGCAR, encoded by the coding sequence GTGACCGAGGGCGCACTGCGCAACACCCGGCAGCGGACCGCGGTGAGCGCCCTGCTGGCCGAGGTCGACGGCTTCCACAGCGCCCAGGACCTGCATGCCATGCTGCGCCAGCGCGGCGAGCGGGTCGGCCTCACCACCGTCTACCGGACCCTGCAGGGGCTCGCCGACGCGGGCGAGATCGACGTGATGCGCCCGCCGGGCGGCGAGCACCTCTACCGGCGGTGCAGCGAGGGCCATCACCACCACCTGGTCTGCCGGGCCTGCGGCCGGACCGTGGAGGTGGCCGGCCCGGTGGTCGAGAGCTGGGCCGAGCGGGTCGCCGCCGAACACGGGTACGTGCAGGTCAGCCACACCCTGGAGATCTTCGGCACCTGCCCGGGCTGCGCCCGCTGA
- a CDS encoding acyl-CoA dehydrogenase family protein: MTTTQNSRPDPAGHGGPTGRVAPIDDPQPPPGADGAGPLPAEAGQVSEKEARQVAEAARESAWDRPSFGRELFLGRFQLDLINPWPRLDPAEAARAEEFLTAFGAYLDSEVDGAAIERDARIPDEVFHGLARLGAFGMKIDRKHGGLGLSNLHYCRALMRAGSVNPSIGALLSAHQSIGVPQPLKMFGTPEQKESFLPRLAAGEVSAFLLTEPDVGSDPARLATTAEPTEDGTGYRLNGVKLWATNGTVATLLVVMARVPAAEGRRGGITAFVVEGDSEGITVERRNAFIGLRGLENSLTRFHDVFVPKENVIGGEGKGLKIALTTLNTGRLSLPAMCVGAGKWALNVAREWAADRVQWGRPVGEHEAVAKKLAFIAATTYGMESMLDLCCLLADDDRNDIRIEAALVKLYASEMAWKIADELIQIRGGRGYETADSLAARGERPAAVEQLLRDLRINRIFEGSTEIMHLLIAREAVDAHLSVAGDIIDPDAGLGRKAKAGARAGVFYAKWLPTLAVGKGQAPGAYHEFGPLAGHLRHVERASRKLARSTFYAMSRWQGKMERKQAFLGRVVDIGAELFAMSAVCVRAVAERAEHPENLELADLFCRQARLRVDELFTGLWSNTDAVDVAAAKRIIAGRYASIEEGVVTPPADQPWVARWQPGPSTAQDVRRRIPPAP; this comes from the coding sequence GTGACCACGACACAGAACAGCCGGCCCGACCCCGCCGGACACGGCGGCCCGACCGGGCGGGTGGCGCCCATCGACGACCCGCAGCCACCGCCCGGCGCGGACGGGGCCGGGCCGCTGCCCGCCGAGGCCGGCCAGGTCTCGGAGAAGGAGGCGCGGCAGGTCGCCGAGGCGGCCCGCGAGTCGGCCTGGGACCGGCCCAGCTTCGGCAGGGAGCTGTTCCTCGGCCGCTTCCAGCTCGACCTGATCAACCCCTGGCCCCGCCTCGACCCGGCGGAGGCGGCGCGGGCCGAGGAGTTCCTCACGGCGTTCGGGGCGTACCTGGACTCCGAGGTGGACGGTGCGGCCATCGAGCGGGACGCACGCATCCCCGACGAGGTGTTCCACGGGCTGGCCCGGCTCGGCGCCTTCGGCATGAAGATCGACCGCAAGCACGGCGGCCTCGGGCTGAGCAACCTGCACTACTGCCGGGCGCTGATGCGGGCCGGCTCGGTGAACCCGTCGATCGGCGCGCTGCTCTCGGCGCACCAGTCGATCGGCGTGCCGCAGCCGCTGAAGATGTTCGGCACCCCCGAGCAGAAGGAGAGCTTCCTGCCCCGGCTGGCCGCCGGCGAGGTCTCCGCCTTCCTGCTCACCGAGCCGGACGTCGGCTCCGACCCGGCCCGACTGGCCACCACGGCCGAGCCCACCGAGGACGGCACCGGCTACCGGCTCAACGGCGTGAAGCTGTGGGCCACCAACGGCACGGTCGCCACCCTGCTCGTGGTGATGGCCCGGGTGCCGGCGGCCGAGGGGCGGCGCGGGGGCATCACGGCCTTCGTGGTGGAGGGCGACAGCGAGGGCATCACCGTCGAGCGGCGCAACGCCTTCATCGGGCTGCGCGGCCTGGAGAACAGCCTCACCCGGTTCCACGACGTCTTCGTGCCGAAGGAGAACGTGATCGGCGGCGAGGGCAAGGGCCTGAAGATCGCGCTGACCACGTTGAACACCGGGCGGCTCTCGCTGCCGGCCATGTGCGTGGGCGCCGGCAAGTGGGCGTTGAACGTGGCCCGGGAGTGGGCCGCCGACCGGGTCCAGTGGGGCCGGCCGGTCGGCGAGCACGAGGCGGTCGCCAAGAAGCTCGCCTTCATCGCCGCCACCACGTACGGCATGGAGTCCATGCTCGACCTCTGCTGCCTGCTCGCCGACGACGACCGCAACGACATCCGCATCGAGGCCGCGCTCGTGAAGCTCTACGCCAGCGAGATGGCCTGGAAGATCGCCGACGAGCTGATCCAGATCCGGGGCGGGCGCGGCTACGAGACCGCCGACTCCCTGGCCGCCCGGGGCGAACGCCCGGCCGCCGTCGAGCAGCTCCTGCGCGACCTGCGGATCAACCGCATCTTCGAGGGCTCCACCGAGATCATGCACCTGCTGATCGCCCGCGAGGCGGTCGACGCGCACCTCTCGGTGGCCGGCGACATCATCGACCCGGACGCCGGGCTGGGCCGCAAGGCGAAGGCCGGCGCGCGGGCCGGCGTCTTCTACGCGAAGTGGCTGCCCACCCTGGCCGTCGGCAAGGGCCAGGCGCCCGGGGCCTACCACGAGTTCGGCCCGCTCGCCGGGCACCTGCGGCACGTCGAGCGCGCTTCCCGCAAGCTGGCCCGGTCCACCTTCTACGCGATGTCCCGCTGGCAGGGGAAGATGGAGCGCAAGCAGGCGTTCCTCGGCCGGGTGGTGGACATCGGCGCGGAGCTGTTCGCCATGTCCGCCGTCTGCGTCCGGGCGGTCGCCGAGCGCGCCGAGCACCCGGAGAACCTCGAGCTGGCCGACCTGTTCTGCCGGCAGGCCCGGCTGCGCGTCGACGAGCTGTTCACCGGGCTGTGGTCCAACACCGACGCGGTGGACGTGGCCGCCGCCAAGCGGATCATCGCGGGGCGCTACGCCTCGATCGAGGAGGGCGTCGTCACCCCGCCCGCCGACCAGCCCTGGGTGGCCCGCTGGCAGCCCGGCCCGTCGACGGCCCAGGACGTCCGCCGCCGCATCCCGCCCGCGCCGTGA
- a CDS encoding DUF6328 family protein produces the protein MSKETEKQRWQRNFADLLQELRVAQTGVQILFAFLLTLPFSNGFTRTSGFQKDVYIVALLSAAAATAMIISPVAFHRALFRQGRKPELVRFAHRMATGGLGFMLISMVSAVLLITDFVLSRPIAFLLSALTGVWFLVFWVILPFARRNWGDEDIDDEDDDPPALAGD, from the coding sequence GTGTCCAAGGAAACCGAGAAGCAGCGCTGGCAGCGCAACTTCGCCGACCTGCTCCAGGAGCTGCGGGTGGCGCAGACCGGGGTGCAGATCCTCTTCGCCTTCCTGCTGACCCTGCCGTTCAGCAACGGTTTCACCCGGACCAGTGGCTTCCAGAAGGACGTCTACATCGTCGCGTTGCTGTCCGCCGCCGCGGCCACCGCGATGATCATTTCGCCGGTCGCGTTCCACCGGGCGCTCTTCCGCCAGGGCCGCAAGCCGGAGCTGGTTCGCTTCGCGCACCGGATGGCCACCGGCGGTCTCGGCTTCATGCTGATCTCGATGGTCAGCGCGGTGCTGCTGATCACCGACTTCGTGCTGAGCCGCCCGATCGCGTTCCTGCTCAGCGCGCTCACCGGGGTCTGGTTCCTGGTCTTCTGGGTGATCCTGCCGTTCGCCCGGCGCAACTGGGGTGACGAGGACATCGACGACGAGGACGACGATCCGCCGGCGCTGGCCGGCGACTGA